Genomic window (Prevotella melaninogenica ATCC 25845):
ATCGGTCGCTCTACCTCTTATGGAAATCGTCGCACGCGGCACCTAAATGCCTTTCGGGGAGTACGAGCTATCTCCAAGTTTGATTGGCCTTTCACTCCTACACTCACCTCATCGGGAAGCTTTTCAACGCTTATCCGTGCGGTCCTCCATCCGGTGTTACCCGGACTTCAACCTGGGCAAGTGTAGATCACTTGGTTTCGCGTCTACCCCATCTGACTCGACGCCCTATTCAGGCTCGCTTTCACTGCGGATGCGCGTCTCATGACGCTTATCCTTGCCAGACATGGTAACTCGTAGGTTCATTATGCAAAAGGCACGCCGTCACCGCTTACGCGGCTCCGACCGCTTGTAGGCGCATGGTTTCAGGAACTATTTCACTCTCCTCATCGGAGTGCTTTTCACCTTTCCTTCACAGTACTCGTTCACTATCGGTCTCACGGGAGTATTTAGCCTTACCGGATGGTCCCGGCAGATTCGCGCAGAATTTCACGTGTTCCGCGTTACTCAGGATACCACTACGTCTCGTCATGCTTCGAATACGGGATTATCACCCTCTATGATTGTTCTTTCCAGAACATTCTTCTCACAATCTAAGTACGACAGCGTGGTCCTACAACCCCTGCTAAGCGTTGCCACAAAGCAGGTTTGGGCTATTCCCCGTTCGCTCGCCACTACTAGGGGAATCATTATTTATTTTCTCTTCCTAAAGGTACTAAGATGTTTCAGTTCCCTTCGTTCGCCTCACTACTACTGTAGTGATAACAGGTCTTCAACCTGTTAGGTTGTCCCATTCGGAAATCCTTGGATCAAAGGTTATTTGCACCTACCCAAGGCTTATCGCAGCTTATCACGTCCTTCATCGCCTCCGTGAGCCAAGGCATCCGCCATGCGCCCTTTCTTACTTTCTTCGCCTTCTTTGTAATTGCTTACAAAGAATGTAGCTCATACTTTCAGCTGTTGTGTGATTCTAAAGAATTTGAAGTTTTTTCTTCAATAATTAGAATTCTAATTCTTCCCATTATAGAAAGAATAGTTCTACATTACAGTCTTGCTTGTGTCAATATGTCAAAGATCTTGTGCTGTTACTCTCTGTGTTCTGAGGCAGTGCCTCAGAAACATAGAACAGCAAAGTGGAGAATAACGGATTCGAACCGTTGACCCCCTGCGTGCAAAGCAGGTGCTCTAGCCAACTGAGCTAATCCCCCAAGGGATAGAGAAAGTATCAAAGGACTTTAAGTCTGTCACACATGGCTTAGCGCCAATGTGTAGTCCCAAAAGACTTGTGCCTGATACACATTGGCTTAACGCCGATGTGTAGTCCCAGGCAGACTTGAACTGCCGACCTCCACATTATCAGTGTGGCGCTCTAACCAACTGAGCTATAGGACTGAGTTGGAAGAAAGCACTGCGGCTTCTCATGCCAGACTTCCTTTCTCTTATTCTTAAAACAGAGTGCAGTGAGTACAAGAAGAAAAACGAACCAAAGGTTCTTTTATTTCCTTGATTACCGTTAACTTCTTGACATGTATACTTAAATACTTATCAACTAAATCAACTAATAAGCATCCTCTCCAGAAAGGAGGTGTTCCAGCCGCACCTTCCGGTACGGCTACCTTGTTACGACTTAGCCCCAATCACCAGTTTTGCCCTAGGCCGATCCTTGCGGTCACGGACTTCAGGCACCCCCGGCTTTCATGGCTTGACGGGCGGTGTGTACAAGGCCCGGGAACGTATTCACCGCGCCATGGCTGATGCGCGATTACTAGCGAATCCAGCTTCGTGGGGTCGGGTTGCAGACCCCAGTCCGAACTGGGACCGGCTTTCAAGATTGGATGCAATTTGCATTACACCGTCCCTCTGTACCGGCCATTGTAACACGTGTGTAGCCCCGGACGTAAGGGCCGTGCTGATTTGACGTCATCCCCACCTTCCTCACACCTTACGGTGGCAGTGTCTCCAGAGTGCCCAGCTTAACCTGATGGCAACTGAAGAGAGGGGTTGCGCTCGTTATGGCACTTAAGCCGACACCTCACGGCACGAGCTGACGACAACCATGCAGCACCTTCACAGAGACCCCGAAGGGCGTCATTATCTCTAAATCCTTCCTCTGCAATTCAAGCCCGGGTAAGGTTCCTCGCGTATCATCGAATTAAACCACATGTTCCTCCGCTTGTGCGGGCCCCCGTCAATTCCTTTGAGTTTCACCGTTGCCGGCGTACTCCCCAGGTGGGATGCTTAATGCTTTCGCTTAGCCGCTGATACCAGGTACCAACAGCGGGCATCCATCGTTTACTGTGCGGACTACCAGGGTATCTAATCCTGTTTGATACCCGCACCTTCGAGCTTAAGCGTCAGTTGCGCTCCCGTCAGCTGCCTTCGCAATCGGAGTTCTTCGTCATATCTAAGCATTTCACCGCTACACGACGAATTCCGCCAACGTTGTGCGTACTCAAGGAAACCAGTATGCGCTGCAATTCAGACGTTGAGCGTCTACATTTCACAACACACTTAATCTCCAGCCTACGCTCCCTTTAAACCCAATAAATCCGGATAACGCCTGGACCTTCCGTATTACCGCGGCTGCTGGCACGGAATTAGCCGGTCCTTATTCGTATGGTACCTGCAAATAGGGACACGTCCCTAACTTTATCCCCATACAAAAGCAGTTTACAACCCATAGGGCCGTCATCCTGCACGCTACTTGGCTGGTTCAGACTTCCGTCCATTGACCAATATTCCTCACTGCTGCCTCCCGTAGGAGTTTGGACCGTGTCTCAGTTCCAATGTGGGGGACCTTCCTCTCAGAACCCCTACTGATCGTTGCCTTGGTGGGCCGTTACCCCGCCAACAAGCTAATCAGACGCATCCCCATCCATTACCGATAAATCTTTACTTCAAATCTGATGCCGTCATCGAAGACTATGCGGTATTAGTCTGCCTTTCGGCAGGTTATCCCACAGTAATGGGAAGGTTGGATACGCGTTACTCACCCGTGCGCCGGTCGACGTCCAAAGAGTGCAAGCACTCAATGCCGTTTCCCCTCAACTTGCATGTGTTAAGCCTGTAGCTAGCGTTCATCCTGAGCCAGGATCAAACTCTCCATTGTAAAATATGTTTTGGTGATAAGTGATGGGTGATAAATGATAATGGATACCATGTTAACCCAAACGCTTCACCGAGTAATCTCTGTTTCAGAACGCTTATCCTAAAAGTATCAAGTAAAAAGCACCTTTTCTTTTGTTCCTTTAGTTTTGAGGCGGTGCCTCAAAAGTAGGAACAACGAATTGATCGGTTCGTTTCTTTTACCCATCCATTTGATATAAAATCAAACAGACGCTTCTTGTACTACTTCTCTGTTTATGTAAATCTTTTCAAAGAACTCTTTCTTTATATGCTTTAAGCAACTTGCCAGGTGGCTTGTTTTGTAAAGCGAGTGCAAAGGTATACAGAATTTCCGTTCCCACCAAATGTTTTGAAAAAAAACTTTCAAAAAATTGCATTTTTCTTCTTTATACCACATTTTAAAGCCCCAAATTATGCACTACACATTATATAATATAAAGACATGCTTAAAAAGAAAACAAATCTATCTACTGCTTATCACGTTCACGAATTTCCACACGTCGAATCTTTCCAGAGATTGTTTTCGGTAACGCATCAACAAATTCTATGATACGTGGATACTTGTAGGGAGCTGTCACACGCTTCACATGATTTTGCAATTCCTTCACAAATGCATCATCAGCCTTACCCTTCCAATCATTAGCAAGGACAACAGTTGCCTTTACAATCATACCACGTATCTCATCTGGCACACCCGTTACTGCACACTCAACAACTGCAGGATGAGTCATCAGTGCACTCTCTACCTCAAACGGCCCAATACGATAACCCGAACTCTTTATAACATCATCAGCACGACCTACAAACCAATAATATCCTTCTTCATCACGCCATGCCAAATCACCAGTATGATAAAGATTATCATGCCAAACTTTCTCAGTCAATTCAGGGTCACGATAATATCCCTTAAAGAGTCCTATCGCCTTCCCAGCACTGGTATCTATACAGATTTCACCCTTTTCACCATCTTCACACGGAGAGCCGTCCGACTTCAATAACTTAACATCATACTGTGGATTCGGTTTACCCATACTGCCTGGCTTAGGTTTAACCCAAGGGAAAGTGCCCAAAGTCATTGTCGTTTCCGTTTGTCCAAAACCTTCCATCATCTTGACTCCCACAAGCTCATAAAACTTCTGGAAGACAACTGGTTCAAGAGCTTCTCCAGCCGTAGTGCAATACTTCAGCGCAGAAAGATCATACTGCGAGAAATCCTCTTGCAACATAAAACGGTAGATAGTTGGAGGTGCGCAGAACGAAGTAATACGATATTTCTCCATCATACGCATAATCTTCTCTGCCGAAAATTTCTCATGATCATATACGAAGACCGTTGCACCCGCAAACCATTGTCCGTAAAGTTTACCCCACACAGCCTTTCCCCATCCCGTGTCAGCCACAGTTAGATGGATACTATCCTCATCAAGGTTATGCCAGAAAACACCTGTTACTAAATGTCCTAACGCATAGAGATGATCATGCGCCACCATCTTCGGTTCACCGCTGGTACCACTTGTGAAATACATCAACATCGTATCTTCATTTACATTCACTTCCTCTGGACGTACAAAGGCTGGCGCTTTCTCCCATTCAGCAAACCAATCATGAAATCCCTCTGCTACAGGGCAACCTTTCTGTGCCAATGAGTTAACAGCAACAAGTACCTCTACCGTTGGACTCTCAGACATAGCCTCTCGAACCTGCGTAGTCACATATTCATCATTGACACATATTATAGCTTTTACAGACGCACGCTGATTTCGATAAACGATATCACTTGCCGTCAACATATGGGTTGCAGGAATTGCCACAGCACCTATCTTGCACAGCGCCATCATCGAAATCCACCATTGATAATGGCGTTTCAATATCAGCATAACCTTGTCTCCACGTCGAATACCAAGACTAAGGAAGTAAGCTGCTGCCTGGTCGGTTTGCTCTTTAAACTCGGCATACGTTGCCCTCAACTCCTCTCCACGTTCACTGGTCCACAGCAAAGCTAACTTATCTGGTGCAACCTTCGCCCACTCATCCATAACATCGTAAGCAAAGTTAAACGTTTCAGGAACTACGAAATGTAGGTTGTCACGAAAATCTTCCTCTGAAGTAAAATGTGTTTGTGTTAAATATCTTTCTATCATTTTATTCTTTTGAATTAACATTATGCTTTATAGGTTTTCCTATATCACACAAAATAAACATATTAAAAGACTATACCCCTCTCTAAAGTACACGATATACCATCGTCTCTATTCCTTTAGAGGTTATGAATAAACTAAACCTAAAATATAATAGCCAAAAAGCGCATTGGTACGTTATCCAAAGCACGCATACAATGAGGTTGATTAGCATCAAAATAAATGCAATCACCTGGTTCTAAAACAAATCGTTTATCCCCTAACCTAAGATCCATACGCCCTTCCCAAACCATATTAAACTCTTGTCCAGGGTGTATATCCATATTTACAGGGGCATCTTCAGGCTTTGGCTCTACCGTCACAAGAAAGGGATCCGCCCTACGACCACTGAATCCGCTTGCTAAACTCTGATATTTATAGGCATACTTACGCTCTACGCTCATACCCTTCCCCCTACGTGTAAGGAAATAAGAACACATGTGTGGCTCCTCACCAAACATCAAAGCATCCAACGCAATACCATACTTTTGAGACAACTTATATAGTCTACTAACCGACAAGTCACTCTCTCCTGCTTCCATTTTTAGATATTTCTCATCCGTGACACCACAGGTTTCTGCCATTTCTTCTACTGAGATATCCAAAGACTCACGTAAGCCTTTTAATCTTTCGCCTATTAACTTTATCGCTTCTTCCATAATCCTATATACAACTTTATTCTTCGCAAAAGTAAGAAATAAAATCAAATACACATCGAAAAGTGATAACTTTTCAGTAATTTGCATATTAAATAAACAAAATTATACACACCTATAGGTGAGTTGTGCATATAAATATCAAATTTAGATGGCAATAATTACAAATAACTTATCCTACAAAGAAAAGGAAACATTGGGAATAAAACACACAAAAAACTCGTTTCATAAATCCATTTCTATAGAATTTATAAAACGAGTTTTTAAAAGACTTACACCTTATATATTAATATCAAAAGTCGATACTTGATGTAAGTACGCACGATTCCTATCCAATCTCAGGAATTACATACGACAATGCCTCTAACACTTGACCACGCGAAGCACCCTCACGAAGCGCAATGAAGATAGTATCATCGCCCGCAATTGAACCTAATATATAATGTGAATCAGAGTTATCAATGTCGTATGCAAGCGCACTGGCATAACCTGGACGTGTCTTAACAATAGCCAACTGCCCCGAGATATTTACCGAGATATACCCACTTCGCTGCATCATCTCCGTTGCTTTACGAGGAGTCGTCACACGACGATACATTGTCTCATTTGGCAGAACATATACATACTTTCCGTTCATAGAAGCAGCCTTTGCCACTTTCAACTGCTTGAGATCACGACTCAATGTTGCTTGAGTCAGTTTGAATCCTTCTTTCTCT
Coding sequences:
- a CDS encoding AMP-binding protein, which translates into the protein MIERYLTQTHFTSEEDFRDNLHFVVPETFNFAYDVMDEWAKVAPDKLALLWTSERGEELRATYAEFKEQTDQAAAYFLSLGIRRGDKVMLILKRHYQWWISMMALCKIGAVAIPATHMLTASDIVYRNQRASVKAIICVNDEYVTTQVREAMSESPTVEVLVAVNSLAQKGCPVAEGFHDWFAEWEKAPAFVRPEEVNVNEDTMLMYFTSGTSGEPKMVAHDHLYALGHLVTGVFWHNLDEDSIHLTVADTGWGKAVWGKLYGQWFAGATVFVYDHEKFSAEKIMRMMEKYRITSFCAPPTIYRFMLQEDFSQYDLSALKYCTTAGEALEPVVFQKFYELVGVKMMEGFGQTETTMTLGTFPWVKPKPGSMGKPNPQYDVKLLKSDGSPCEDGEKGEICIDTSAGKAIGLFKGYYRDPELTEKVWHDNLYHTGDLAWRDEEGYYWFVGRADDVIKSSGYRIGPFEVESALMTHPAVVECAVTGVPDEIRGMIVKATVVLANDWKGKADDAFVKELQNHVKRVTAPYKYPRIIEFVDALPKTISGKIRRVEIRERDKQ
- a CDS encoding helix-turn-helix domain-containing protein, coding for MEEAIKLIGERLKGLRESLDISVEEMAETCGVTDEKYLKMEAGESDLSVSRLYKLSQKYGIALDALMFGEEPHMCSYFLTRRGKGMSVERKYAYKYQSLASGFSGRRADPFLVTVEPKPEDAPVNMDIHPGQEFNMVWEGRMDLRLGDKRFVLEPGDCIYFDANQPHCMRALDNVPMRFLAIIF
- a CDS encoding arginine repressor; this encodes MKVKNSRLEALKMLISSMELSSQEEVLKELEKEGFKLTQATLSRDLKQLKVAKAASMNGKYVYVLPNETMYRRVTTPRKATEMMQRSGYISVNISGQLAIVKTRPGYASALAYDIDNSDSHYILGSIAGDDTIFIALREGASRGQVLEALSYVIPEIG